The following are from one region of the Cystobacter ferrugineus genome:
- a CDS encoding cyclic nucleotide-binding domain-containing protein, protein MSRITRTEIIRPHTLSAEERRQLTDDLYAVHQQIFDGVDREAFARYVVESKAEHTWLLVHENEAGAIVGYCAMHLFEKQFGAEPLAVFRAEAGSLRAYRGGNVNARFIMARLGRYMLEHPRRRVFYLGSLVHPSSYSLLTKYFGEVWPRREQETPPEILSLMSALASEFGHEMVDPARPLIRRVGWRTRESEVEREYWKHCDKPAARYFLEANPGYGQGHGLVTVVPITPSNLLSVARSRMAQRLRQPLEKLAARVQRTWLGARLRSSQMVQSLRRVPLLAHLDETILRRLAACAERHVLPAGQDVFLAGSASDELYLVERGAVYVLAPSARGEVLVDELGGGAVFGERALLTGERRSASIRTATASTLVRIPRSALLPLLEADAGLREGMWKTFAERRFDDMVRGLERYRYLGRKDRLALFQHGEHRELAPGEVHAMEERTQLFVLSGAVEFEHEGLRVSQRGATLLEARRPLQVEARESTRLVLLKPEAVRGDGKAAPLSFAA, encoded by the coding sequence ATGTCCCGCATCACGCGCACCGAAATCATCCGCCCCCACACCCTGTCCGCCGAGGAGCGCCGCCAGCTCACCGACGACCTCTACGCCGTCCACCAGCAGATCTTCGACGGCGTGGACCGGGAGGCCTTCGCCCGCTACGTCGTCGAATCGAAGGCCGAGCACACGTGGCTCCTCGTTCACGAGAACGAGGCGGGCGCCATCGTCGGCTACTGCGCCATGCACCTCTTCGAGAAGCAGTTCGGCGCAGAACCCCTGGCCGTGTTCCGCGCGGAGGCGGGCTCGCTGCGCGCCTACCGGGGAGGCAACGTCAACGCGCGCTTCATCATGGCGCGGCTGGGGCGCTACATGCTGGAGCATCCGCGCCGGCGCGTGTTCTACCTGGGCTCGTTGGTGCACCCGTCCAGCTACTCGCTGCTCACCAAGTATTTCGGAGAGGTGTGGCCGCGGCGCGAGCAGGAGACGCCACCGGAGATCCTGTCCCTCATGTCCGCACTGGCGTCGGAATTCGGTCACGAGATGGTGGATCCCGCCCGGCCGCTGATCCGCCGCGTCGGCTGGCGCACGCGCGAGTCGGAGGTGGAGAGGGAGTACTGGAAGCACTGTGACAAACCCGCCGCGCGCTACTTCCTCGAAGCCAACCCGGGATACGGCCAGGGACACGGGCTGGTGACGGTGGTGCCCATCACCCCGAGCAACCTGCTGAGCGTCGCCCGGTCGCGGATGGCGCAGCGGCTGCGCCAGCCCCTGGAGAAACTCGCGGCCCGGGTGCAGCGCACGTGGCTCGGGGCCCGCCTGCGCTCCTCCCAGATGGTCCAGTCGTTGCGCCGCGTGCCGTTGCTCGCTCACCTCGATGAGACCATCCTGCGCCGCCTGGCCGCATGCGCGGAGCGCCACGTGCTGCCCGCGGGCCAGGACGTCTTCCTCGCGGGCAGCGCCAGCGACGAGCTGTATCTGGTCGAGCGCGGCGCGGTCTACGTGCTGGCGCCCTCGGCCCGAGGCGAGGTGCTCGTGGACGAGCTGGGCGGCGGCGCCGTGTTCGGGGAGCGCGCCCTGCTCACGGGAGAGCGCCGCTCGGCCTCCATCCGCACGGCGACGGCTTCGACGTTGGTGCGCATTCCCCGCTCGGCGCTCCTGCCCCTGCTCGAGGCGGATGCGGGTCTGCGCGAGGGGATGTGGAAGACGTTCGCCGAGCGGCGCTTCGATGACATGGTGCGAGGGTTGGAGCGGTACAGGTACCTCGGGCGCAAGGATCGGCTCGCCCTGTTCCAGCACGGCGAGCACCGCGAGCTGGCACCAGGAGAGGTGCATGCGATGGAAGAGCGTACCCAATTGTTCGTGTTGTCGGGCGCGGTGGAGTTCGAGCACGAGGGGCTGAGGGTGTCTCAGCGCGGCGCCACGCTCCTGGAGGCCCGGCGGCCACTCCAAGTGGAAGCCCGGGAGTCCACGCGGCTCGTCCTCCTGAAGCCGGAGGCGGTGCGGGGAGACGGAAAGGCCGCGCCCCTGAGCTTCGCGGCGTAA
- the pip gene encoding prolyl aminopeptidase has protein sequence MAPPALRSLYPPIEPYNTGRLRVSDLHEIYFEESGNPKGKPVIFVHGGPGGGSDPKQRRFFDPSAYRIVLFDQRGCGKSTPHACVEENTTWHLVEDMEALRRHLGIERWLVFGGSWGSTLALAYSQKYPERVTELVLRGIFLLREQEIRWFYQHGAHTFFPDAWEDFLAPIPPEERGDLVQAYHRRLMGEDAQVRQEAARAWSVWEARTSNLVPNPDLIALFGQDAYSLAFARIECHYFVHRAFLRHDTQLLDDVPRIRHIPAVIVQGRYDIPCPIESAWALHKAWPEAELKIIPDAGHSAYEPGITHALVEATDRFRA, from the coding sequence ATGGCCCCCCCCGCGCTTCGTTCCCTCTACCCGCCCATCGAGCCCTACAACACCGGCCGTCTGCGCGTGTCCGACCTCCATGAGATCTACTTCGAGGAGAGCGGCAACCCCAAGGGCAAGCCGGTGATCTTCGTCCACGGCGGGCCGGGCGGGGGCTCGGATCCCAAGCAGCGGCGCTTCTTCGATCCCTCGGCGTACCGCATCGTCCTCTTCGACCAGCGCGGCTGCGGCAAGAGCACGCCCCACGCGTGCGTGGAGGAGAACACCACCTGGCACCTCGTGGAGGACATGGAGGCGCTGCGCCGCCACCTGGGCATCGAGCGGTGGCTCGTCTTCGGGGGCTCGTGGGGAAGCACGCTCGCGCTGGCCTATTCCCAGAAGTACCCGGAGCGCGTCACGGAGCTGGTGCTGCGCGGCATCTTCCTCTTGCGCGAGCAGGAGATCCGCTGGTTCTACCAGCACGGCGCGCACACCTTCTTCCCGGATGCCTGGGAGGACTTCCTCGCGCCCATTCCGCCCGAGGAGCGTGGAGACCTGGTCCAGGCCTACCACCGGCGGTTGATGGGGGAGGATGCCCAGGTGCGCCAGGAGGCGGCGCGGGCCTGGAGCGTGTGGGAGGCCCGGACCAGCAACCTCGTGCCCAATCCGGATCTCATCGCGCTCTTCGGCCAGGACGCGTACTCGCTCGCCTTCGCGCGCATCGAGTGCCACTACTTCGTCCACCGCGCCTTCCTGCGCCATGACACCCAGCTCCTGGACGACGTGCCGCGCATCCGCCACATCCCGGCCGTCATCGTCCAGGGCCGCTATGACATCCCCTGTCCCATCGAGAGCGCCTGGGCCCTGCACAAGGCCTGGCCCGAGGCGGAGCTGAAGATCATCCCGGACGCGGGGCACTCGGCGTACGAGCCGGGCATCACCCACGCGCTCGTCGAGGCCACGGACCGGTTCCGCGCGTAG
- a CDS encoding CocE/NonD family hydrolase, translating into MTVASRVLSRLLQLPPADTHDVIVERDLEVPMPDGVKLLADRYAPRGGTRLPTLLVRSPYGRRGFFGLQFGRLFAERGFQALIQSARGTFGSGGQLDPFRNEGTDGLATIEWMKRQDWFSGEFATVGPSYLGFVQWALAREAGPALKAMVAHETASQFRDQTYAGGAYSLDTTLSWVHLVRTQEKTGLGAILARLGAARKLKPLFRHLPLNEVDALAVGERVPFFQDWLEHDAVGDPWWNPADFSGSVAEVTAPVHLIGGWYDIFLPWQVNDYAALRQAGRNPYLTIGPWTHVAPEGMAAAARESLLWLEAHLKGKRHLLREAPVRLFVMGANTWRDFSEWPPPGARPRRWHLQPGRGLSPAMPGASEPDRYRYDPADPTPTVGGALLTNEAGPRDNWQLESRPDILTYTSAPLDEDLEVIGPVRAELFVRSSLAHTDFFARLCDVDGSGRSINICDGLLRLVPGRPAPEPDGTLRITVELWPTAHRFLEGHRLRLQVSSGAHPRFARNTGSGEPLATAKTLVPADQSVFHDPAHPSALLLPVMG; encoded by the coding sequence ATGACCGTCGCCAGCCGCGTCCTCTCGCGTCTTCTGCAACTGCCCCCCGCGGACACCCATGACGTCATCGTCGAGCGGGACCTCGAAGTGCCCATGCCCGATGGGGTCAAGCTGCTCGCCGACCGCTACGCTCCCCGCGGTGGCACCCGGCTGCCCACACTCCTGGTGCGCTCGCCCTATGGGCGACGGGGCTTCTTCGGGCTCCAGTTCGGCAGGCTCTTCGCCGAGCGCGGCTTCCAGGCGCTCATCCAGAGCGCGCGCGGCACCTTCGGCTCGGGAGGCCAGCTCGACCCGTTCCGCAACGAGGGAACCGATGGGCTGGCGACGATCGAGTGGATGAAGCGGCAGGACTGGTTCTCCGGTGAGTTCGCCACCGTGGGGCCCAGCTACCTGGGCTTCGTGCAATGGGCGCTCGCGCGGGAGGCGGGGCCCGCCTTGAAGGCGATGGTGGCGCACGAGACCGCGTCCCAGTTCCGCGACCAGACCTACGCGGGCGGTGCCTACTCGCTCGATACCACGCTGTCCTGGGTCCACCTCGTGCGCACCCAGGAGAAGACCGGGCTGGGCGCCATCCTCGCGCGGCTCGGCGCGGCCCGTAAGCTCAAGCCCCTCTTCCGGCACCTGCCGCTGAACGAGGTGGACGCGCTCGCGGTCGGCGAGCGCGTCCCCTTCTTCCAGGACTGGCTCGAGCACGACGCGGTGGGCGACCCGTGGTGGAACCCCGCGGACTTCAGCGGCTCGGTCGCCGAGGTCACCGCCCCCGTGCACCTGATTGGTGGCTGGTACGACATCTTCCTGCCCTGGCAGGTGAACGACTACGCCGCGCTCCGACAGGCCGGGCGCAACCCCTATCTGACCATCGGCCCCTGGACCCATGTTGCTCCCGAGGGGATGGCGGCCGCCGCGCGCGAGTCGCTGCTGTGGCTCGAGGCCCACCTCAAGGGCAAGCGCCATCTCTTGCGAGAGGCACCCGTGCGCCTCTTCGTCATGGGCGCGAACACCTGGCGGGACTTCTCGGAGTGGCCCCCACCCGGAGCCCGTCCACGGCGCTGGCACCTGCAACCCGGCCGGGGCCTGTCTCCCGCCATGCCTGGAGCCTCGGAGCCCGACCGCTACCGCTACGACCCGGCCGACCCGACCCCCACCGTGGGCGGTGCGCTCCTGACGAACGAGGCCGGTCCCCGAGACAACTGGCAACTGGAGTCGCGGCCCGACATCCTCACGTACACCAGCGCGCCCCTGGACGAGGACCTCGAGGTCATCGGTCCCGTCCGGGCCGAGCTCTTCGTCCGCTCCAGCCTCGCCCATACCGACTTCTTCGCCCGCCTGTGCGACGTCGACGGCTCGGGCAGATCCATCAACATCTGCGATGGACTGCTGCGCCTGGTTCCCGGCAGGCCCGCCCCCGAGCCCGATGGCACCCTGCGCATCACCGTCGAGCTGTGGCCCACCGCCCACCGGTTCCTCGAGGGCCACCGACTCCGGCTCCAGGTCTCCAGTGGGGCCCATCCGCGCTTCGCCCGGAACACCGGCAGCGGCGAGCCCCTCGCCACCGCGAAGACGCTCGTGCCCGCCGACCAGAGCGTCTTCCACGATCCCGCCCACCCCTCCGCCCTCCTGCTGCCCGTCATGGGCTGA
- a CDS encoding isoprenyl transferase, with the protein MERPASPPSLTALERLVQERPLPRHVGIIMDGNGRWAEMRGLPRMEGHREGSTSVREVTRCARRVGLKALTLYAFSSQNWARPAEEVAALMDLLREYLESEREEILDNGIRLNAIGEVDKLPRFVKDPLDRLRAESANNTGMVLTLALSYGGREELLQAARRVAEAASRGELSPENLDGQTFESYLWTHDLPAVDLVVRTSGEQRMSNFLLWQMAYAELCFSEVLWPDFRTEAFLRCLAQYQQRERRFGLTSAQVKREDSQRAKA; encoded by the coding sequence ATGGAACGCCCTGCCTCACCCCCTTCTCTGACAGCCCTCGAGCGACTCGTGCAGGAGCGCCCCCTGCCGCGCCATGTGGGTATCATCATGGATGGCAATGGCCGGTGGGCGGAGATGCGTGGCCTGCCACGAATGGAGGGCCACCGCGAGGGCTCCACCAGCGTGCGCGAGGTGACGCGCTGTGCCCGCCGCGTGGGGCTCAAGGCCCTCACCCTCTACGCCTTCTCCTCCCAGAACTGGGCCCGCCCGGCCGAGGAGGTGGCCGCGCTGATGGACTTGCTGCGCGAGTACCTCGAGAGCGAGCGGGAGGAAATCCTGGACAACGGCATCCGGCTCAACGCCATTGGCGAGGTGGACAAGCTGCCGCGCTTCGTGAAGGACCCGTTGGATCGGCTGCGCGCGGAGTCGGCGAACAACACGGGCATGGTGCTCACGCTGGCGCTCTCCTATGGAGGGCGCGAGGAGCTGCTCCAGGCGGCGCGCCGGGTGGCCGAGGCCGCCAGCCGGGGCGAGCTGTCGCCCGAGAACCTGGACGGCCAGACCTTCGAGTCGTATCTCTGGACGCACGATCTGCCCGCGGTGGATCTCGTGGTCCGCACCAGTGGCGAGCAGCGCATGTCCAACTTCCTTCTCTGGCAGATGGCGTACGCGGAGCTGTGTTTCAGCGAGGTGCTGTGGCCGGACTTCCGCACCGAGGCCTTCCTGCGGTGTCTGGCGCAGTACCAGCAGCGCGAACGGCGCTTCGGTCTCACCTCCGCGCAAGTCAAGCGAGAGGACTCCCAGCGGGCCAAGGCGTGA
- a CDS encoding phosphatidate cytidylyltransferase → MNEKNKNLVLRAVSALSLLPVVVFLLYMGGLYSALLLGVASAICVSEYYLITQKELSPAAWVGIVLAGALPLLALRHPERTGEGAFWVTAFFLIFAFTFHLIRGPLQEAPTRVAHLVTGFLYGSVGLTAMCALRQMSEGLMWVIAALVITWANDTAAYFAGRFLGRHKLYPAVSPNKTWEGFAGGLVGSVVGMFITRAGFFPLLTVTDCLFLGVCGGILGPVGDLCESMLKRAYGVKDSGRALPGHGGILDRIDALVFNAPLVFVYVTFLRGVLP, encoded by the coding sequence GTGAACGAGAAGAACAAGAATCTCGTCCTCCGGGCGGTGTCGGCGCTGTCGTTGCTGCCGGTCGTCGTCTTCCTGCTCTACATGGGTGGCCTGTACAGCGCGCTGCTGTTGGGCGTGGCCTCGGCCATCTGTGTCAGCGAGTACTACCTCATCACCCAGAAGGAGTTGTCGCCCGCGGCCTGGGTGGGCATCGTGCTCGCCGGCGCGCTGCCCCTGCTGGCCCTGCGCCATCCCGAGCGCACGGGCGAGGGGGCCTTCTGGGTCACGGCCTTCTTCCTCATCTTCGCCTTCACCTTCCACCTCATCCGGGGCCCGTTGCAGGAGGCGCCCACGCGGGTGGCCCATCTGGTGACGGGGTTCCTGTACGGCTCGGTGGGGCTGACGGCCATGTGTGCCCTGCGCCAGATGTCGGAAGGCCTGATGTGGGTCATCGCCGCGCTCGTCATCACCTGGGCCAATGACACCGCCGCCTACTTCGCCGGGCGGTTCCTGGGCCGCCACAAGCTCTACCCGGCGGTGAGCCCCAACAAGACCTGGGAGGGCTTCGCGGGAGGACTGGTGGGCTCGGTGGTCGGCATGTTCATCACCCGGGCCGGCTTCTTCCCCCTGCTCACGGTGACGGACTGTCTGTTCCTGGGCGTTTGCGGCGGCATCCTCGGGCCCGTCGGGGATCTGTGCGAGTCCATGCTCAAGCGCGCCTATGGGGTGAAGGACTCGGGCCGTGCCCTGCCGGGGCATGGGGGCATCCTGGACCGCATCGACGCGCTCGTCTTCAACGCGCCCCTGGTCTTCGTCTACGTCACCTTCCTGCGTGGAGTTCTGCCGTAG
- the rseP gene encoding RIP metalloprotease RseP, which translates to MFQDTALFILLLGVLVTVHELGHFLVAKACGVKVIRFSIGFGPKLFAFTKGETEYQVALLPLGGYVKMAGDAPHEELAPEDADRGFLNAAPWKRALIVVAGPVFNLVFPVLIYFFVFVGAHEATSTRVGFVDPAMPAAVAGIRPGDRITAVEGEPVRTFEDLRESFVGRFDRPVPVTIERDGQSTTLSVTPRKIVESNAVDSVERGQIGIQPIRKPAVLGVPAGSVAAQAGFKSFDRVLAVNGVNIPDEAALHEQLARLQGPLEVTVQRSQPVEVGVVTGGVPSLATVKVERQPGGDGFSALGAEPSDMYVSSVFPGSVAEKAGLRAGDRLESFNGEPLRSFNVLAGELSTLKEKPFTLSWRSAQDGQVHTQQLAQVMRTSTDEMGQESSRLELGVRPWMPSSAELLPVDTVVVTLGVGEALREAVVVVPKIVGQMVKVIGGLVSGQVSTKTLGGPVMMYQLASKSAEQGWDSFLHLMAIISINLGVMNLLPIPILDGFHLLSAFWEAIRRRPIPVRVREMANVVGLILLVALMGMAFFNDITR; encoded by the coding sequence ATGTTTCAAGACACCGCCCTGTTCATCCTGCTGCTCGGCGTGCTCGTCACCGTCCACGAGCTGGGCCACTTCCTGGTGGCCAAGGCCTGTGGGGTGAAGGTCATCCGCTTCTCCATCGGCTTCGGGCCCAAGCTGTTCGCCTTCACCAAGGGGGAGACGGAGTACCAGGTGGCGCTGCTGCCCCTGGGCGGCTACGTGAAGATGGCCGGCGACGCGCCCCACGAGGAGCTGGCGCCCGAGGACGCCGATCGGGGCTTCCTCAACGCCGCGCCGTGGAAGCGCGCGCTCATCGTGGTGGCCGGGCCGGTCTTCAACCTCGTCTTCCCCGTCCTCATCTACTTCTTCGTGTTCGTGGGCGCGCACGAGGCCACCTCCACCCGCGTGGGCTTCGTGGATCCGGCGATGCCTGCGGCCGTCGCCGGCATCCGCCCGGGTGACCGCATCACCGCGGTGGAGGGCGAGCCGGTGCGCACCTTCGAGGACCTGCGCGAGTCCTTCGTCGGCCGCTTCGATCGCCCCGTGCCCGTCACCATCGAGCGCGACGGCCAGTCGACGACGCTCAGCGTGACGCCGCGGAAGATCGTCGAGTCGAACGCGGTCGACTCGGTGGAGCGGGGCCAGATTGGCATCCAGCCCATCCGCAAGCCCGCGGTGCTGGGCGTGCCCGCGGGCTCGGTCGCCGCCCAGGCGGGGTTCAAGAGCTTCGATCGCGTCCTGGCCGTCAACGGGGTGAACATCCCGGACGAGGCGGCGCTCCATGAGCAGCTGGCCAGGCTGCAGGGGCCGCTCGAGGTCACCGTGCAGCGCTCGCAGCCGGTGGAGGTGGGCGTGGTGACGGGTGGCGTGCCCTCCCTCGCCACGGTGAAGGTGGAGCGGCAGCCGGGTGGGGATGGCTTCTCCGCCCTGGGCGCCGAGCCCTCGGACATGTACGTGTCGTCCGTGTTCCCCGGCAGCGTGGCGGAGAAGGCCGGCCTGCGCGCGGGAGACCGGCTGGAGAGCTTCAACGGCGAGCCGCTGCGCTCCTTCAACGTCCTGGCCGGAGAGCTGAGCACCCTCAAGGAGAAGCCCTTCACGCTCTCCTGGCGCTCGGCGCAGGACGGGCAGGTGCACACCCAGCAGCTCGCCCAGGTGATGCGCACCAGCACGGACGAGATGGGCCAGGAGTCCTCGCGGCTGGAGCTGGGCGTGCGGCCCTGGATGCCTTCCTCGGCGGAGCTTTTGCCGGTGGACACGGTGGTGGTGACGCTCGGCGTCGGCGAGGCGCTGCGCGAGGCCGTCGTCGTGGTGCCGAAGATCGTCGGTCAGATGGTGAAGGTCATCGGCGGGCTCGTCAGCGGCCAGGTGTCGACCAAGACGCTCGGCGGCCCGGTGATGATGTACCAGCTCGCCTCCAAGAGCGCGGAGCAGGGCTGGGACAGCTTCCTGCACCTCATGGCCATCATCTCCATCAACCTCGGGGTGATGAACCTGCTGCCCATCCCCATTCTCGACGGCTTCCACCTGCTGTCGGCGTTCTGGGAGGCCATCCGCCGCCGCCCCATTCCGGTGCGCGTGCGCGAGATGGCCAACGTGGTGGGCCTCATCCTGCTCGTGGCGCTCATGGGCATGGCCTTCTTCAACGACATCACCCGGTAG
- a CDS encoding septal ring lytic transglycosylase RlpA family protein, which yields MRRLFVGVSVGLGLLSGCAARATRGDEDSAERASATRGYLEEGIASYYADRYNGRATASGEKLDPKKFTAAHPKLPFGTCLRVVNMENNRSVEVRVNDRGPFVKGRVVDVSHAAAKKLDLLDKGLARVRLYRCATRTSQLDVPNESRAG from the coding sequence ATGCGGCGGTTGTTCGTGGGAGTGAGCGTGGGGTTGGGGCTGCTGTCGGGTTGCGCCGCGCGCGCCACCCGGGGTGACGAGGACTCGGCGGAGCGCGCGTCCGCCACGCGCGGCTACCTGGAGGAGGGGATCGCCTCCTATTACGCCGATCGCTACAACGGCCGGGCCACCGCCAGCGGTGAGAAGCTGGATCCGAAGAAGTTCACCGCAGCCCACCCGAAGCTGCCCTTCGGCACGTGCCTCCGGGTGGTGAACATGGAGAACAACCGCTCGGTGGAGGTGCGCGTCAACGACCGGGGCCCCTTCGTGAAGGGCCGGGTGGTGGACGTGTCGCACGCCGCGGCGAAGAAGCTGGATCTCCTGGACAAGGGGCTCGCCCGGGTGCGGCTCTACCGCTGCGCGACCCGGACCTCGCAGCTCGACGTCCCCAACGAGTCGCGGGCGGGGTAG
- the tsaB gene encoding tRNA (adenosine(37)-N6)-threonylcarbamoyltransferase complex dimerization subunit type 1 TsaB: MFLALDTSTLTLSLALMEREGEGLRVLEHLVVAPPRKQSEALPGVVGEVLARHGVKLGALEGLVIGLGPGSFTGLRIGLSCMKGLAYAARLKVAGASSLAAVALEGPEGPPLFALAVARKDDLYLGRYRRTGLGVEALGPEEAMSPEEVAQRMAAEPEALALGPALPEYRAALERLGVAPSRLLAAPTFPSAVALAHLARLPEAQSLEALFALEPHYVRASAPELNPKFPPLPGPVPTARLKED; the protein is encoded by the coding sequence ATGTTCCTCGCGCTCGATACCTCCACGCTCACGTTGTCCCTGGCCCTGATGGAGCGGGAGGGCGAGGGGCTGCGCGTCCTCGAACACCTGGTGGTGGCGCCGCCGCGCAAGCAGAGCGAGGCGCTCCCCGGTGTCGTGGGGGAAGTGCTCGCCCGTCACGGGGTGAAGCTCGGCGCGCTGGAGGGGCTGGTGATTGGGCTCGGCCCGGGCTCCTTCACGGGCTTGCGCATCGGCCTGTCGTGCATGAAGGGGCTGGCGTACGCGGCGCGGCTCAAGGTGGCCGGGGCCTCGTCGCTCGCGGCCGTGGCGCTGGAGGGGCCCGAGGGGCCGCCGCTCTTCGCCCTCGCGGTGGCGCGCAAGGACGACCTCTACCTGGGGCGCTACCGGCGCACGGGCTTGGGCGTGGAGGCCCTGGGCCCCGAGGAGGCGATGAGTCCCGAGGAGGTCGCCCAGCGCATGGCCGCCGAGCCCGAGGCGCTCGCCCTGGGGCCCGCGCTGCCCGAGTACCGCGCGGCCCTGGAGCGCCTGGGGGTGGCCCCGTCGCGGCTGCTCGCGGCCCCCACGTTCCCCTCCGCGGTGGCGCTCGCGCACCTGGCACGGCTGCCCGAGGCGCAGTCGCTGGAGGCGCTCTTCGCGCTGGAGCCGCACTATGTCCGTGCCTCCGCGCCCGAGCTCAACCCCAAGTTCCCTCCGCTGCCCGGGCCCGTGCCCACCGCGCGCCTCAAGGAGGATTGA
- a CDS encoding DUF3943 domain-containing protein encodes MAVRGGTLMAALLVTWGTLGHAAEVPPAALPEAAKEQPPREQPPADAPLRRSYLVPAFEAAAFNIGLFSFHNLITREPFAVISWETTRGHFDGTHGWTFDVDQFITNQFGHPYHGSLIYNFARSSGMPFWRAGLYNFVASLGWEYFAENEAPAINDQITTTLGGMFLGEVLYRTYRAVIPEGGGRVSPLRRLTGLLLSPGASLNDWLLGGEVSSGDIDSAPPLSFVLTPGVSLMTRLEDRTATTPRLLLEAGPQVSLAAELTYGALGDPTWRYRYPFSYFDASAGLTFPGIIMGNLYIRGLLLGGQYGGLTSPVKGLWGLFGLYDFGANNIVRVSSVGLGLGTTVQTRLGQEVFLQSSAILGGLGFAAAGSLGLESLLVRDYHIGPGVEGILEAKLVRRGLGMLRMRARHWWVTGVYAEPRDGFESITYVTLDGRVRLSQHLALGLELPLSQRSYDFGPDATRTIGGGGARITLSFMPDDAFGVAGP; translated from the coding sequence GTGGCCGTGAGGGGGGGCACGCTGATGGCGGCCCTGCTGGTGACGTGGGGGACACTCGGGCACGCCGCCGAGGTCCCCCCGGCCGCCCTGCCCGAGGCCGCGAAGGAGCAACCTCCCAGAGAGCAGCCTCCCGCGGATGCGCCGCTGCGCCGCAGCTACCTCGTCCCCGCCTTCGAGGCCGCGGCGTTCAACATCGGCCTGTTCTCCTTCCACAACCTCATCACCCGCGAGCCCTTCGCCGTCATCTCCTGGGAGACGACACGCGGGCACTTCGATGGCACCCACGGGTGGACCTTCGACGTGGACCAGTTCATCACCAACCAGTTCGGCCACCCCTACCACGGCTCGCTCATCTACAACTTCGCGCGCTCGTCCGGGATGCCCTTCTGGCGCGCGGGCCTCTACAACTTCGTCGCCAGCCTGGGCTGGGAGTACTTCGCGGAGAACGAGGCGCCGGCCATCAATGATCAAATCACCACCACGCTCGGCGGCATGTTCCTGGGCGAGGTGCTCTACCGCACCTACCGCGCCGTGATTCCCGAGGGGGGTGGCCGGGTGAGCCCGCTGCGCCGGCTCACGGGGCTGCTCCTCAGCCCGGGCGCGTCGCTGAACGACTGGCTCCTCGGGGGAGAGGTCTCCTCGGGCGACATCGACTCGGCGCCACCGCTCTCCTTCGTCCTCACCCCGGGCGTGAGCCTGATGACGCGGCTGGAGGACCGGACGGCCACCACGCCCAGGCTGCTGCTCGAGGCCGGGCCCCAGGTGTCGCTGGCGGCGGAGCTCACCTACGGGGCCCTGGGAGATCCGACGTGGCGCTACCGCTACCCCTTCTCCTACTTCGACGCGAGCGCGGGGCTGACCTTTCCCGGAATCATCATGGGCAACCTCTACATCCGGGGACTGCTCCTGGGCGGGCAGTACGGGGGCCTGACGAGCCCGGTGAAGGGGCTGTGGGGCCTGTTCGGCCTCTATGACTTCGGCGCGAACAACATCGTCCGGGTGTCGTCGGTGGGCCTGGGCCTCGGGACGACGGTGCAGACGAGGCTCGGCCAGGAGGTGTTCCTGCAGAGCAGTGCCATCCTGGGAGGCCTGGGCTTCGCCGCGGCGGGCAGTCTCGGCCTCGAGTCGCTGCTCGTGCGCGACTACCACATCGGCCCGGGCGTGGAGGGCATCCTGGAGGCGAAGCTCGTGCGCCGGGGCCTGGGGATGCTGCGGATGCGCGCCCGGCACTGGTGGGTGACGGGCGTGTACGCCGAGCCCCGGGACGGCTTCGAGTCCATCACCTACGTCACCCTCGATGGACGCGTCCGGTTGTCCCAGCACCTGGCGCTGGGGCTGGAGCTGCCCCTGTCGCAGCGCTCCTATGACTTCGGGCCGGACGCCACGCGAACCATTGGGGGAGGCGGCGCGCGCATCACCCTGAGCTTCATGCCCGACGATGCCTTCGGGGTCGCCGGCCCCTGA